A section of the Pseudomonas prosekii genome encodes:
- the ampD gene encoding 1,6-anhydro-N-acetylmuramyl-L-alanine amidase AmpD: MQLDPASGWCQGVDICPSPNFNARPSEEISLLVIHNISLPPAQFATGKVQEFFQNRLDVTEHPYFEGIAELRVSAHFLIERDGTVTQFVSCLERAWHAGVSNFEGREFCNDFSVGIELEGTDDLPFTDAQYLALTTLTRQLQSAFSGITAQRICGHSDIAPGRKTDPGPAFDWARYRAALAKEEQQ; encoded by the coding sequence ATGCAGTTGGACCCCGCGAGCGGTTGGTGCCAGGGCGTTGATATCTGCCCGTCACCCAACTTCAATGCGCGCCCCTCGGAAGAAATCTCCCTGCTGGTGATCCACAACATCAGCCTGCCGCCCGCCCAATTCGCCACCGGCAAGGTCCAGGAGTTTTTCCAGAATCGTCTGGATGTCACCGAGCATCCTTACTTTGAAGGGATTGCCGAGCTGCGCGTTTCTGCGCATTTTCTGATCGAACGTGACGGCACCGTCACTCAGTTTGTCTCCTGTCTTGAGCGCGCCTGGCATGCCGGCGTCTCGAACTTCGAGGGACGGGAATTCTGTAATGATTTTTCCGTGGGTATCGAGCTGGAAGGCACCGATGATCTGCCGTTCACCGATGCGCAATATCTGGCGCTGACGACCCTGACCCGACAGCTGCAAAGCGCTTTCAGCGGGATTACCGCGCAGCGCATTTGCGGGCATAGCGACATCGCTCCGGGGCGCAAGACTGACCCGGGACCTGCGTTCGACTGGGCACGCTACCGCGCCGCCCTGGCAAAAGAGGAACAACAATGA
- a CDS encoding DUF1631 domain-containing protein, producing the protein MHNDGNVVPLHKAATEANHSPLARLPVILLQVRDKAAQQLRHGLQELFDNADDTLFEMADRARNDVEQNIFFEAMRDLRLKRKSIERGFLELFFEAFVSLTQYDVSRSVLPLTHTLTFDPDAPLPNDDLERSVAVEAMVSKVMNRDGFALDQLTTRLSVLLGKELLEQHNPLGPAMLCEYFLQAGRNLGVEIKVKLIILKLFERYVLSSADQLYAEANQLLIATGVLPELKPAPARRATDRAIASAQAEPADASARPGHTHIDESVQEVFAALQELLFHVRGTVAPTLEASVPPQPISTRDLMRLLSHLQQYVPDPAAQDDFDLRNQLEQLLTRVSVKSGKSRVVGVADEDVINLIAMLFECILDDRNLPDSLKALIGRLQIPMLKVAVVDKSFFSRSSHPARRLLNEIAAAAMGWGECDDHERDTLYLRIEQVVQRLLNDFVDDPAIFSELLADFLAFTSDERRRSELLEQRTRDAEEGRAKTELARQRVEQALNEALLGKLLPQAVVAFVQNAWSKVLMLTCLKHGDQSVEWQADVQTMAQLIWSVQRHDEADANLRLLSLVPGLLKALRDGLSSSAFDPFATSEFFAELETLHVQLFERPAQPSAPANETPVMVEVVEEIVLRTADEGTVDPTSLRLPANDAGLLEVERLRVGSWVEFQEDEDNTLRCKLAAVIDATGKYIFVNRTGMKVLERSRNGLALEFRRGAVRTLDDTLLFDRALESVIGNLRRLNHAK; encoded by the coding sequence ATGCACAACGACGGGAATGTAGTGCCTTTGCACAAGGCCGCTACCGAGGCGAATCATTCGCCGCTCGCCCGCCTGCCTGTGATTCTGCTTCAGGTTCGCGACAAGGCTGCGCAGCAGTTGCGCCATGGTTTGCAGGAACTGTTCGATAACGCCGACGACACCCTGTTTGAAATGGCCGACCGCGCCCGCAACGACGTCGAGCAGAACATCTTTTTCGAAGCCATGCGCGATTTGCGCCTCAAGCGTAAAAGCATTGAGCGCGGCTTTCTCGAGCTATTCTTCGAGGCCTTTGTCAGCCTCACTCAATACGACGTCAGCCGCTCAGTCCTGCCGCTGACGCACACGTTGACGTTTGATCCCGACGCGCCGCTGCCCAACGACGACCTTGAGCGCAGCGTCGCCGTGGAAGCGATGGTCAGCAAAGTGATGAATCGCGACGGTTTTGCTCTCGATCAACTGACCACGCGGCTGAGCGTGTTGTTGGGCAAAGAGTTGCTCGAACAGCACAATCCGTTGGGCCCGGCGATGCTCTGCGAATACTTTCTGCAGGCCGGGCGCAATCTGGGCGTGGAGATCAAGGTCAAGCTGATCATCCTCAAACTGTTCGAGCGCTATGTGCTCAGCAGCGCCGATCAGCTCTACGCCGAAGCCAATCAACTGTTGATCGCCACGGGCGTGTTGCCCGAACTCAAACCGGCGCCGGCGCGGCGCGCTACTGATCGCGCGATCGCCAGTGCGCAGGCTGAACCGGCCGACGCCAGCGCCAGGCCTGGCCACACGCACATCGACGAAAGCGTGCAGGAAGTGTTCGCCGCGTTGCAGGAATTACTCTTTCACGTGCGCGGCACCGTGGCACCGACCCTCGAAGCCAGCGTGCCGCCGCAACCGATTTCCACGCGCGACCTGATGCGCCTGCTCTCACACTTGCAGCAATACGTGCCCGACCCGGCGGCGCAGGACGACTTCGATCTGCGCAATCAGCTCGAACAATTGCTCACTCGAGTCAGCGTCAAAAGCGGCAAGTCGCGGGTGGTTGGGGTTGCCGATGAAGACGTGATCAACCTCATCGCGATGTTGTTTGAATGCATCCTCGATGACCGCAACCTGCCGGACTCGCTCAAAGCGCTGATCGGCCGTTTGCAGATTCCGATGCTCAAGGTCGCGGTCGTCGACAAAAGCTTTTTCAGCCGCAGCAGCCACCCGGCGCGGCGCCTGCTCAATGAAATCGCCGCCGCAGCCATGGGCTGGGGCGAGTGTGATGACCATGAGCGCGACACTCTTTACCTGCGCATCGAGCAAGTGGTGCAGCGGCTGTTGAACGACTTTGTCGATGACCCGGCGATTTTCTCCGAGTTGCTCGCGGACTTCCTCGCGTTCACCAGCGATGAGCGTCGGCGCAGCGAGCTGTTGGAGCAACGCACCCGCGACGCCGAAGAGGGCCGGGCGAAAACCGAACTGGCGCGCCAGCGTGTCGAGCAAGCATTGAATGAAGCGCTGCTGGGCAAGCTGTTGCCGCAAGCAGTGGTGGCGTTTGTCCAGAATGCCTGGAGCAAAGTGCTGATGCTGACGTGCCTCAAGCATGGCGACCAGTCCGTCGAATGGCAGGCCGATGTGCAAACCATGGCGCAACTGATCTGGAGCGTGCAGCGCCACGACGAGGCCGACGCCAACCTGCGGCTGTTGTCGCTGGTCCCGGGTTTGCTTAAAGCGCTGCGCGATGGCCTCAGCAGTTCGGCGTTCGATCCGTTTGCCACCAGCGAATTCTTCGCCGAACTGGAAACCTTGCACGTGCAATTGTTCGAGCGCCCGGCGCAACCGTCGGCGCCTGCGAATGAAACACCGGTGATGGTCGAAGTGGTTGAAGAAATCGTCCTGCGTACCGCTGATGAAGGTACGGTTGACCCGACGTCGCTGCGCTTGCCGGCTAACGATGCCGGTCTGCTCGAAGTCGAGCGCTTGCGGGTCGGCAGTTGGGTGGAGTTTCAGGAAGACGAGGACAACACCCTGCGCTGCAAACTGGCAGCGGTCATCGATGCCACCGGCAAATACATTTTCGTCAATCGCACCGGCATGAAAGTGCTGGAGCGCAGTCGTAACGGGTTGGCGCTGGAGTTTCGTCGCGGCGCGGTGCGCACGCTGGACGATACGCTGCTGTTTGATCGGGCGCTGGAATCGGTGATCGGCAACTTGCGCCGTCTCAATCACGCCAAGTGA
- the nadC gene encoding carboxylating nicotinate-nucleotide diphosphorylase — protein MPNLRLADLTAEIEANVRRALLEDIGSGDITAQLIPAERLAKATIITRDEAVISGTAWVDAVFRQLDPRVAVHWQVRDGERVKANQALFHLEGPARSLLTGERCALNFLQLLSGVATRAQFLADFVAQTQVKLLDTRKTLPGLRLAQKYAVTCGGCHNHRIGLYDAFLIKENHIAACGGIEQAINAAHKIAPGKPVEIEVESLTELKEALAAGADIIMLDELSLDDMREAVRLNAGKAKLEASGGINESTLLPIAETGVDYISIGAMTKDVKAVDLSMRLSL, from the coding sequence ATGCCGAATCTACGCCTCGCCGATTTGACCGCCGAAATCGAAGCCAACGTGCGCCGTGCGTTGCTCGAAGACATCGGCAGCGGCGACATCACCGCGCAACTGATCCCGGCCGAACGTCTGGCCAAAGCCACCATCATCACCCGCGACGAGGCCGTGATCAGCGGCACGGCGTGGGTCGATGCGGTTTTTCGGCAACTGGACCCGCGCGTTGCGGTGCACTGGCAGGTGCGCGACGGCGAACGGGTGAAAGCCAATCAGGCGCTGTTTCATCTGGAAGGCCCGGCGCGCTCGCTGCTGACCGGTGAACGCTGCGCGCTGAATTTCCTGCAATTGCTTTCCGGCGTGGCGACTCGCGCACAGTTTCTGGCGGATTTCGTCGCGCAGACTCAGGTGAAGCTGCTCGACACGCGCAAAACCCTGCCCGGCCTGCGTCTGGCGCAGAAATACGCGGTAACCTGCGGCGGCTGCCACAACCACCGGATCGGCTTGTACGACGCATTCCTGATCAAGGAAAACCACATCGCCGCATGCGGCGGCATTGAGCAAGCGATCAACGCCGCGCACAAGATTGCGCCGGGTAAACCGGTGGAAATCGAAGTGGAAAGTCTTACGGAATTGAAAGAGGCACTGGCTGCCGGCGCCGACATCATCATGCTCGACGAATTGAGCCTGGATGACATGCGCGAAGCTGTGCGCCTGAACGCCGGCAAGGCAAAACTGGAAGCCAGCGGCGGGATCAACGAAAGCACACTGCTGCCGATCGCCGAAACAGGTGTGGATTACATTTCGATTGGTGCGATGACCAAGGATGTGAAGGCTGTGGACCTGTCGATGCGCTTGAGTTTGTAA
- a CDS encoding DUF6388 family protein, protein MTVKELTQEARHEEALKKYVLECPQLADEIKDLPADDQKDQIQWAFEDEAESQGLQPWELTLKYTSTPEEFEEARLVLHKEAAEVLGVEWEEYCEMNNLVV, encoded by the coding sequence ATGACTGTTAAAGAATTGACCCAGGAAGCCAGGCACGAAGAAGCCCTGAAGAAGTACGTGCTGGAGTGTCCGCAGCTAGCTGACGAGATCAAGGACCTGCCCGCCGACGATCAGAAAGACCAGATTCAGTGGGCGTTCGAGGATGAAGCGGAATCCCAGGGCTTGCAGCCGTGGGAACTGACGCTCAAGTACACCTCGACTCCTGAAGAGTTTGAGGAGGCGCGGTTGGTCCTGCACAAAGAGGCGGCCGAAGTGCTGGGCGTCGAGTGGGAAGAATACTGCGAGATGAATAATCTGGTGGTCTGA
- the pnp gene encoding polyribonucleotide nucleotidyltransferase: MNPVIKKFQFGQSTVTLETGRIARQASGAVLVTVDDDVSVLVTVVGAKQADPGKGFFPLSVHYQEKTYAAGKIPGGFFKREGRPSEKETLTSRLIDRPIRPLFPEGFMNEVQVVCTVVSTSKKTDPDIAAMIGTSAALAISGIPFDGPIGAARVAFHESTGYLLNPTYEQQKASSLDMVVAGTSEAVLMVESEAKELTEDQMLGAVLFAHDEFQVVINAVKELAAEAAKPTWTWAPQPEATALLGAIRAEFGDAISQAYTITIKADRYARLGELKDQVVAKLSGEEGQPTSAEVKAAFGEIEYRTVRENIVNGKPRIDGRDTKTVRPLNIEVGVLPKTHGSALFTRGETQALVVATLGTARDAQLLDTLEGEKKDPFMLHYNFPPFSVGECGRMGGAGRREIGHGRLARRSIAAMLPAADVFPYTIRVVSEITESNGSSSMASVCGASLALMDAGVPMKAPVAGIAMGLVKEGEKFAILTDILGDEDHLGDMDFKVAGTAKGVTALQMDIKIKGITEEIMEIALGQALDARLNILGQMNQIIGQSRTELSENAPTMIAMKIDTDKIRDVIGKGGATIRAICEETKASIDIEDDGSIKIFGETKEAAEAARQRVLGITAEAEIGKIYVGKVERIVDFGAFVNILPGKDGLVHISMLSDARVEKVTDILKEGQEVEVLVLDVDNRGRIKLSIKDVAAAKASGV; this comes from the coding sequence GTGAACCCGGTAATCAAAAAATTCCAGTTCGGTCAGTCGACCGTTACCCTCGAGACTGGCCGTATCGCCCGTCAGGCCTCCGGCGCAGTATTGGTCACCGTTGACGACGACGTCAGCGTGTTGGTGACTGTCGTTGGTGCCAAGCAAGCCGATCCAGGCAAAGGCTTTTTCCCTCTTTCCGTTCACTACCAGGAAAAGACTTACGCTGCCGGTAAGATCCCTGGCGGTTTCTTCAAGCGTGAAGGCCGTCCTTCCGAGAAAGAAACCCTGACTTCCCGACTGATCGACCGTCCGATCCGTCCGCTGTTCCCAGAAGGCTTCATGAACGAAGTGCAGGTTGTCTGCACCGTCGTTTCCACCAGCAAAAAGACCGATCCGGACATCGCTGCGATGATCGGTACCTCGGCTGCCCTGGCAATCTCCGGTATTCCTTTCGATGGCCCGATCGGCGCTGCCCGCGTTGCGTTCCACGAAAGCACCGGCTACCTGCTGAACCCGACTTACGAACAACAGAAAGCTTCGAGCCTGGACATGGTCGTTGCCGGTACGTCGGAAGCCGTGTTGATGGTTGAATCGGAAGCCAAAGAGCTGACCGAAGACCAGATGCTGGGCGCGGTACTGTTTGCTCACGACGAGTTCCAGGTGGTGATCAACGCCGTCAAAGAACTGGCCGCTGAAGCTGCCAAGCCAACCTGGACCTGGGCTCCACAGCCAGAAGCTACCGCGCTGCTGGGTGCTATCCGCGCCGAGTTCGGCGACGCAATCTCCCAGGCTTACACCATCACCATCAAGGCCGACCGTTACGCTCGCCTGGGTGAGTTGAAGGATCAGGTCGTCGCCAAGCTGTCCGGTGAAGAAGGCCAACCGACTTCCGCTGAAGTCAAAGCGGCGTTCGGCGAAATCGAATACCGCACCGTTCGCGAGAACATCGTTAACGGCAAGCCACGTATCGACGGTCGCGACACCAAAACTGTCCGTCCTTTGAACATCGAAGTCGGTGTTCTGCCAAAGACCCACGGTTCGGCGCTGTTCACCCGTGGCGAAACTCAGGCTCTGGTCGTTGCAACACTGGGCACCGCCCGTGACGCACAACTGCTGGACACCCTGGAAGGCGAGAAAAAAGACCCGTTCATGCTGCACTACAACTTCCCGCCGTTCTCGGTAGGTGAATGTGGTCGCATGGGTGGCGCTGGTCGTCGCGAAATCGGTCACGGCCGTCTGGCCCGTCGTTCGATTGCTGCCATGCTGCCTGCTGCCGACGTGTTCCCGTACACCATTCGCGTGGTATCGGAAATCACCGAATCCAACGGTTCGAGCTCGATGGCTTCGGTCTGCGGCGCTTCCCTGGCCCTGATGGATGCCGGCGTTCCGATGAAGGCACCGGTTGCCGGTATCGCCATGGGTCTGGTTAAAGAAGGCGAGAAGTTCGCCATCCTGACCGACATCCTCGGCGACGAAGATCACCTCGGCGACATGGACTTCAAAGTAGCCGGTACCGCCAAAGGTGTTACCGCGCTGCAGATGGACATCAAGATCAAAGGCATCACCGAAGAAATCATGGAAATCGCTCTGGGCCAAGCCCTGGACGCGCGCCTGAACATCCTCGGTCAGATGAACCAGATCATTGGTCAGTCCCGTACCGAACTGTCGGAAAATGCTCCGACCATGATCGCGATGAAAATCGACACCGACAAAATCCGTGATGTTATCGGTAAAGGTGGCGCAACCATTCGTGCGATCTGCGAAGAAACCAAAGCTTCGATCGACATCGAAGACGACGGTTCGATCAAGATCTTCGGCGAAACCAAGGAAGCGGCTGAAGCAGCACGTCAGCGCGTTCTGGGCATCACCGCAGAAGCTGAAATCGGCAAGATCTACGTCGGCAAGGTTGAGCGCATCGTCGACTTCGGCGCATTCGTCAACATCCTGCCTGGCAAGGACGGTCTGGTTCACATCTCGATGTTGAGCGATGCTCGCGTTGAGAAAGTGACCGACATCCTGAAAGAAGGCCAGGAAGTAGAAGTACTGGTACTGGACGTGGACAACCGCGGCCGTATCAAGCTGTCGATCAAAGACGTAGCAGCAGCCAAGGCATCGGGCGTTTAA
- the rpsO gene encoding 30S ribosomal protein S15, translated as MALDVQEKAQIVADYQQAVGDTGSPEVQVALLTHNINKLQGHFKANGKDHHSRRGLIRMVNQRRKLLDYLKGKDLGRYQALIGRLGLRR; from the coding sequence ATGGCTCTCGACGTTCAAGAAAAAGCTCAAATCGTTGCTGACTACCAGCAAGCTGTTGGTGACACTGGTTCGCCAGAAGTGCAAGTTGCACTGCTGACCCACAACATCAACAAGCTGCAAGGTCACTTCAAGGCCAACGGTAAAGATCACCACTCCCGTCGTGGTCTGATCCGCATGGTAAACCAGCGTCGCAAGCTGCTGGATTACCTGAAAGGCAAGGATCTGGGTCGTTATCAGGCTCTGATCGGTCGCCTGGGTCTGCGTCGCTAA
- the truB gene encoding tRNA pseudouridine(55) synthase TruB, whose product MAQVKRIRRNVSGIILLDKPLGFTSNAALQKVRWLLNAEKAGHTGSLDPLATGVLPLCFGEATKFSQYLLDSDKAYETLAQLGKTTTTADAEGEVLQERPVTVGRADVEAALPGFRGQISQIPPMYSALKRDGQPLYKLARAGEVVEREPRSVTIARLELLAFEGDTARLAVDCSKGTYIRTLVEDIGEQLGCGAYVAELRRTQAGPFTLAQTVTLEELEAVHAEGGNEAVDRFLMPSDSGLLDWPLLQFSEHSSFYWLNGQPVRAPDAPKFGMVRVQDHNGRFIGIGEVSEDGRIAPRRLIRSE is encoded by the coding sequence GTGGCTCAGGTCAAACGTATCCGTCGTAACGTCAGCGGCATCATCCTGCTCGACAAACCGTTGGGGTTCACCTCCAACGCGGCGTTGCAGAAGGTTCGCTGGTTGCTGAACGCCGAGAAGGCCGGGCACACCGGCAGTCTCGATCCGCTGGCCACCGGCGTGCTGCCGTTGTGCTTCGGCGAGGCCACCAAGTTTTCGCAGTACCTGCTCGATTCCGACAAGGCCTATGAAACCCTGGCGCAACTGGGCAAGACCACCACCACGGCGGATGCCGAAGGTGAGGTTTTGCAGGAGCGCCCGGTGACCGTTGGTCGCGCCGATGTCGAAGCTGCCTTGCCCGGTTTTCGTGGGCAAATCAGTCAGATACCGCCGATGTACTCGGCGCTCAAGCGTGATGGCCAGCCGCTGTACAAGCTGGCGCGTGCAGGCGAAGTAGTGGAGCGTGAACCGCGTTCTGTTACTATTGCGCGCTTGGAATTGCTGGCCTTTGAGGGTGATACTGCGCGGCTTGCGGTGGATTGCAGCAAAGGCACCTATATCCGCACCCTGGTGGAGGATATTGGTGAGCAACTCGGTTGTGGCGCTTACGTTGCAGAATTGCGACGTACCCAGGCCGGGCCTTTCACGCTGGCGCAGACGGTCACGCTTGAAGAGTTGGAAGCGGTACATGCCGAAGGCGGCAACGAAGCGGTCGACCGCTTCCTGATGCCATCGGACAGCGGCCTGCTGGATTGGCCGTTGTTGCAGTTCTCGGAGCACAGCTCGTTCTACTGGCTTAACGGCCAGCCGGTACGCGCCCCGGATGCACCGAAGTTCGGCATGGTACGGGTACAGGATCACAACGGTCGTTTCATCGGTATCGGTGAAGTGAGCGAAGACGGGCGCATCGCGCCGCGTCGACTGATTCGGTCGGAATGA
- the rbfA gene encoding 30S ribosome-binding factor RbfA, with protein sequence MAKEYSRTQRIGDQMQRELAQLIRREVKDPRVGLVTITAVEVSRDVGHAKIFITVMGQDSAEDIAQSIKVLNSAAGFLRMQLAREMKLRSVPQLHFHYDESVVRGAHLSALIERAVAEDNQHPVAAEPEDAKE encoded by the coding sequence ATGGCAAAAGAATACAGCCGTACCCAACGTATCGGCGATCAGATGCAGCGTGAGCTGGCACAGCTGATCCGTCGTGAAGTCAAAGACCCGCGCGTCGGCCTGGTCACCATTACCGCTGTTGAAGTCAGTCGTGACGTCGGTCACGCCAAGATTTTCATCACCGTGATGGGGCAGGACAGCGCCGAAGATATCGCGCAAAGCATCAAGGTGCTCAACTCCGCCGCCGGTTTCCTGCGTATGCAGTTGGCTCGCGAAATGAAGTTGCGCAGCGTTCCGCAGTTGCACTTCCACTACGACGAAAGCGTCGTGCGTGGCGCGCACCTGTCGGCCCTGATCGAGCGTGCGGTGGCTGAAGACAATCAGCACCCGGTAGCGGCTGAACCCGAAGACGCCAAGGAGTAA
- the infB gene encoding translation initiation factor IF-2, with amino-acid sequence MTQVTVKQLADEVKTPVERLLQQMREAGLPHTAAEEHVTDSEKQSLLTHLKSSHKAKVEEPRKITLQRKTTSTLRVAGSKSISVEVRKKKVFVQRSPEEIEAERKRELDERRAVDNAARQKAEEEAKRRAEEEARRQPATAQNATNDAVAAPAAAAEPVRESAPVPAAAPAPSADRKPNDQRRPDKPRADDNNRRSGGGDGERKNAPHRASVKEKAPAPRVAPRTTDEESDGFRRGGRGKAKLKKRNAHGFQSPTGPVVRDVQIGETITVGDLAQQMSVKAAEIIKFMFKLGTPATINQVLDQETAQLVAEELGHKVTLVSDTALEDSLAESLKFEGETFSRAPVVTVMGHVDHGKTSLLDYIRRAKVAAGEAGGITQHIGAYHVETERGMVTFLDTPGHAAFTAMRARGAKATDIVILVVAADDGVMPQTIEAVQHAKAAGVPLVVAVNKIDKPGADLDRIRSELSVHGVTSEEWGGDTPFVSVSAKVGTGVDELLEAVLLQAEVLELKATPSAPGRGVVVESRLDKGRGPVATVLVQDGTLRQGDMVLVGSNYGRVRAMLDENGKPIKEAGPSIPVEILGLDGTPDAGDEMSVLSDEKKAREVALFRQGKFREVKLARAHAGKLENIFENMGQAEKKTLNIVLKSDVRGSLEALNGALNGLGNDEVQVRVVGGGVGGITESDANLALASNAVLFGFNVRADAGARKIVEQEGLDMRYYNVIYDIIEDVKKALTGMLGSDVRENILGIAEVRDVFRSPKFGAIAGCMVIEGVVHRNRPIRVLREDIVIFEGELESLRRFKDDASEVRAGMECGIGVKSYNDVKPGDKIEVYEKVQVARSL; translated from the coding sequence ATGACGCAAGTCACGGTGAAACAACTGGCCGATGAGGTCAAAACACCGGTAGAGCGCCTGTTGCAGCAGATGCGTGAGGCAGGTCTGCCGCACACCGCCGCCGAAGAACATGTGACTGACAGTGAGAAGCAATCTTTGCTGACTCACTTGAAAAGCAGTCACAAGGCGAAAGTGGAAGAACCACGCAAGATTACACTGCAGCGTAAAACCACCAGCACCCTGCGTGTTGCTGGTAGTAAAAGCATCAGCGTTGAAGTCCGTAAGAAGAAAGTTTTCGTACAACGCAGCCCGGAAGAAATCGAAGCCGAGCGCAAACGTGAACTGGATGAACGTCGCGCAGTAGACAATGCTGCTCGTCAGAAGGCTGAAGAAGAAGCCAAGCGTCGCGCCGAAGAAGAAGCACGTCGCCAGCCTGCAACCGCGCAAAACGCTACTAACGATGCTGTCGCAGCGCCTGCTGCGGCCGCCGAACCTGTTCGCGAAAGCGCTCCGGTTCCGGCTGCTGCACCGGCTCCTTCTGCCGACCGTAAGCCGAACGATCAGCGTCGTCCGGACAAACCACGCGCTGACGATAACAATCGTCGTAGCGGCGGTGGCGATGGCGAGCGCAAAAACGCTCCGCATCGTGCTTCGGTCAAAGAAAAAGCGCCTGCTCCACGTGTTGCGCCACGCACTACCGACGAAGAAAGCGATGGCTTCCGTCGTGGTGGTCGCGGCAAGGCCAAGCTGAAGAAGCGCAACGCTCACGGTTTCCAGAGCCCAACCGGCCCTGTCGTGCGTGATGTGCAGATCGGCGAGACCATCACTGTTGGCGATCTCGCCCAGCAGATGTCGGTCAAGGCTGCTGAAATCATCAAGTTCATGTTCAAACTGGGTACTCCAGCGACCATCAACCAGGTGCTTGATCAGGAAACTGCTCAACTGGTAGCCGAAGAACTGGGCCACAAAGTGACCCTGGTCAGCGACACCGCCCTGGAAGATTCCCTGGCCGAGTCCCTGAAGTTTGAAGGCGAGACGTTCTCCCGCGCGCCAGTTGTGACCGTAATGGGCCACGTTGACCACGGTAAAACCTCGCTGCTCGACTATATCCGTCGTGCCAAGGTAGCTGCAGGCGAAGCCGGCGGTATCACCCAGCACATCGGTGCGTACCACGTTGAAACCGAACGCGGCATGGTCACCTTCCTCGACACCCCGGGTCACGCCGCGTTTACCGCAATGCGTGCCCGTGGTGCCAAGGCGACCGACATCGTGATCCTGGTAGTTGCAGCGGACGACGGCGTAATGCCGCAGACCATTGAAGCTGTCCAGCACGCCAAGGCTGCCGGTGTTCCTCTGGTAGTTGCCGTGAACAAAATCGACAAGCCGGGCGCCGATCTCGATCGCATTCGTAGCGAACTGTCGGTTCACGGCGTGACCTCGGAAGAGTGGGGCGGCGACACCCCGTTCGTATCGGTTTCGGCGAAAGTCGGTACTGGCGTGGACGAGTTGCTCGAAGCTGTTCTGCTGCAAGCCGAAGTTCTGGAATTGAAGGCGACGCCTTCCGCTCCTGGCCGTGGTGTTGTAGTTGAATCGCGTCTCGACAAGGGCCGTGGCCCGGTGGCTACCGTTCTGGTTCAAGACGGTACCCTGCGCCAAGGCGACATGGTTCTGGTCGGTTCGAACTACGGCCGTGTACGTGCCATGCTCGACGAAAACGGCAAGCCAATCAAAGAAGCCGGTCCTTCCATCCCTGTCGAGATCCTCGGCCTGGACGGTACTCCGGACGCTGGCGACGAGATGAGCGTGCTGTCGGACGAGAAGAAAGCCCGTGAAGTGGCTCTGTTCCGTCAAGGCAAGTTCCGCGAAGTCAAACTGGCCCGTGCTCACGCCGGCAAGCTTGAAAACATCTTCGAAAACATGGGCCAGGCAGAGAAGAAGACGCTTAACATCGTCCTCAAATCTGACGTCCGTGGTTCGCTGGAAGCGTTGAACGGCGCCTTGAATGGCCTAGGTAACGACGAAGTGCAAGTGCGTGTTGTCGGTGGCGGTGTCGGTGGTATCACCGAATCCGACGCCAACCTGGCACTGGCTTCCAACGCTGTACTGTTCGGCTTCAACGTGCGTGCCGATGCTGGCGCTCGCAAGATCGTCGAGCAGGAAGGCCTGGATATGCGTTACTACAACGTGATCTACGACATCATCGAAGACGTCAAGAAAGCCCTCACCGGTATGTTGGGCAGCGATGTTCGCGAGAACATCCTGGGTATCGCTGAAGTGCGTGACGTGTTCCGCTCGCCGAAGTTTGGCGCGATCGCCGGTTGCATGGTTATCGAAGGTGTTGTTCACCGTAACCGTCCAATCCGTGTACTGCGTGAAGACATCGTTATCTTCGAAGGCGAGCTGGAATCCCTGCGCCGCTTCAAGGATGACGCTTCCGAAGTACGTGCCGGCATGGAATGCGGTATTGGCGTCAAGAGCTACAACGACGTCAAGCCTGGCGACAAGATCGAAGTTTACGAGAAGGTTCAGGTTGCTCGCAGCCTCTAA